The following proteins are co-located in the Neosynechococcus sphagnicola sy1 genome:
- a CDS encoding SpoIIE family protein phosphatase, giving the protein MNLTQFFQPATTLIHRLKYPQKFALISCVFILPLGLVMYLLLSEIQTRINFAQKEIVGNLYLRPLSQLSEKIFQYQFFSHRSLILHQPSQVTTSRALAVTTDFRSLGILDQAFNDRLQTTERLKRLEASWHQLAEIQRQQNLSASIPAYQDVLQNLDELRFQVGDQSNLILDPDLDSYYLMDATLLKLPEIQKNLAEIHLISQQAILRGRILPSEQAKLMLLGVNLKQFRANLKQKIAVAFANNPKGNLVPQLTEPLTLLTEDVGKLTELLLPLDARQPLQLKQILAQANQSLLQSFQFWNTAIDELDILLQNRIDGFFRKQVFLTTFVLIILAIVCYLFVGFYLSVMQTISGLSAAADRMINGNFSEEMALESHDELTEVVQSFNNIADALREAEAKYRGIFENAVEGIFQTTQTGNYLIANPMLARIYGYDSAEELITALTDIEHQLYVDPHRRSEFTQLIAAQGKVQGFESQVYCKDGSIIWISESVRAIQDPLGEVIGYEGTVEDITQRKLAEAEIIQLTQRLKHENLRMGAELEVSRQLQTMLLPSDAELEAVIGLEIAGFMEPAAEVGGDYYDVLQHEGKIRIGIGDVTGHGLESGVVMLMAQTAVRTLLTHGETDPTRFLNTVNTIIYENTQRMRSPKNMTLALLNYEAGMLSLSGQHEEVIIVRRDGRIEPIDTLDLGFPLGLESDITSFVAETQIQLQSGDIAVLYTDGITEAMNAQRQQYGLDRMYGILRRHCEDSASNIRQAIIEDLREFIGDQKVFDDITLLILKQR; this is encoded by the coding sequence ATGAACCTTACCCAATTCTTCCAGCCCGCCACTACTTTGATCCATCGGCTCAAGTACCCGCAAAAATTTGCCCTGATTAGTTGCGTTTTCATCCTGCCGTTAGGCTTGGTGATGTATTTGTTGCTGTCTGAAATTCAGACGCGGATTAATTTTGCCCAAAAAGAAATTGTCGGGAATCTCTATCTCCGCCCCTTGAGTCAACTCTCAGAGAAGATATTTCAATATCAGTTCTTCAGCCATCGCAGCCTGATCTTGCATCAGCCGTCCCAGGTGACGACCTCCAGGGCATTGGCCGTCACCACGGATTTCCGGAGCCTGGGCATCCTGGATCAAGCTTTCAATGATCGCTTGCAGACAACCGAGCGGCTAAAAAGGCTGGAAGCCAGCTGGCATCAACTGGCAGAGATACAACGCCAGCAAAACTTGAGTGCTAGTATCCCTGCTTATCAAGACGTTTTACAAAATTTAGATGAATTGAGATTTCAAGTGGGAGATCAATCCAACTTAATTCTTGATCCGGATCTCGATAGTTATTACCTCATGGATGCGACGCTGCTGAAACTGCCAGAAATTCAGAAAAACCTCGCAGAGATTCATCTGATTAGCCAGCAGGCCATTCTCCGGGGGCGTATTCTGCCCTCTGAACAGGCAAAACTGATGCTTCTTGGGGTAAACCTGAAGCAGTTTAGAGCCAATCTGAAGCAAAAGATTGCAGTGGCTTTTGCAAATAATCCTAAGGGAAATTTAGTCCCCCAATTAACCGAACCTCTAACCCTTTTAACTGAGGATGTTGGAAAATTAACTGAGCTGTTGTTGCCACTGGATGCAAGGCAGCCCTTGCAGCTAAAACAGATCTTAGCCCAAGCTAATCAGAGCCTCCTGCAAAGCTTTCAGTTCTGGAATACCGCCATCGACGAGTTAGATATTCTGTTGCAGAATCGCATTGATGGTTTTTTTAGAAAACAGGTTTTTTTGACGACATTTGTTTTGATCATCCTGGCTATCGTTTGTTATCTCTTTGTAGGTTTTTATCTGAGTGTGATGCAAACCATTTCAGGATTGAGTGCTGCCGCTGATCGCATGATTAATGGCAATTTTTCAGAGGAGATGGCACTCGAAAGCCACGATGAATTAACAGAGGTTGTGCAATCATTTAACAATATTGCCGATGCACTCCGAGAAGCCGAAGCTAAATATCGTGGTATTTTTGAAAATGCTGTAGAGGGTATCTTCCAGACAACTCAGACCGGGAACTATCTAATTGCCAACCCCATGTTGGCTCGCATCTATGGCTACGACTCCGCCGAAGAACTGATCACGGCCTTAACCGATATTGAACATCAGCTCTATGTCGATCCCCACCGCCGCAGTGAATTTACCCAATTAATCGCAGCCCAAGGCAAGGTTCAGGGATTTGAGTCGCAGGTTTATTGCAAAGACGGCAGCATTATTTGGATTTCTGAGTCTGTCAGAGCCATCCAGGATCCCCTGGGTGAAGTGATTGGCTATGAGGGAACCGTCGAGGATATCACCCAGCGCAAGTTAGCCGAAGCAGAAATTATCCAACTGACCCAGCGACTCAAGCATGAAAATCTGCGGATGGGGGCAGAACTAGAAGTCTCCCGGCAACTACAGACGATGCTGCTGCCCAGTGATGCTGAGTTAGAAGCCGTGATTGGGTTAGAAATTGCTGGGTTTATGGAGCCTGCGGCGGAGGTTGGGGGTGACTACTACGATGTGCTGCAACACGAAGGCAAGATTCGCATCGGCATTGGGGATGTCACTGGGCATGGGTTGGAGAGCGGGGTGGTGATGCTCATGGCTCAGACCGCCGTGCGTACCCTATTGACCCATGGAGAAACCGATCCAACGCGATTCTTAAACACGGTCAACACCATCATCTATGAAAATACCCAGCGGATGCGATCGCCCAAAAACATGACGCTAGCCTTACTGAATTATGAGGCTGGGATGCTGTCCCTCAGCGGTCAACATGAGGAAGTGATTATTGTCCGGCGGGATGGTCGCATTGAACCTATCGATACCCTTGACTTGGGCTTCCCCTTGGGTCTAGAGTCCGATATCACTTCCTTTGTTGCTGAAACGCAAATTCAACTCCAGTCCGGTGATATTGCAGTCCTTTATACAGATGGCATTACTGAGGCCATGAACGCTCAGCGCCAACAATATGGGTTAGACCGGATGTATGGGATTCTCCGCCGACACTGTGAGGACTCAGCCAGTAACATTCGGCAGGCAATCATTGAAGACTTGAGAGAGTTTATCGGTGACCAGAAAGTCTTTGATGACATTACCCTCCTGATCTTGAAACAGCGTTAG
- a CDS encoding FHA domain-containing protein encodes MSSEAHQNHLLIIEDDKGRREFILDSPTYSIGRDAKCDIRLVSQFVSRRHATLVQLPQEDGSYYYRIVDGSLDGKPSANGLLVNGRKMQVYDLKNEDEVVFGPQVRAIYYLLRRDAVFTIPPDEFDITLISPNMVGYPEDEENDDNPTAGWSP; translated from the coding sequence ATGTCTTCAGAAGCACATCAGAATCACCTCCTCATTATTGAAGATGACAAGGGACGCCGGGAGTTTATCTTAGATAGCCCCACCTACTCAATTGGCAGGGATGCTAAGTGTGACATTCGCTTGGTTTCTCAGTTTGTCTCCCGTCGTCATGCCACCCTGGTGCAACTCCCCCAGGAAGATGGCAGCTATTACTACCGGATTGTCGATGGCAGCCTTGATGGCAAGCCCAGTGCCAATGGCTTGCTGGTCAATGGCCGCAAAATGCAGGTGTATGACCTGAAAAATGAGGATGAAGTGGTGTTTGGCCCCCAGGTGCGTGCCATCTACTACCTGCTGCGGCGGGATGCGGTGTTTACAATTCCTCCCGATGAATTTGATATCACGCTGATTAGCCCCAACATGGTGGGCTACCCGGAGGATGAAGAGAATGACGACAATCCCACTGCCGGATGGAGTCCTTAA
- a CDS encoding potassium channel family protein — protein MVRRPLQVNDSWSYRRQFYDLNSRTRRMLSCGTNSLGVQSFHTWEPDAMVCPGDTLIYVEMLDNSIAAQTGYEVSSLAATTTPPPPALAAGPSWLQPRFWQAWQGGLQQWWQANTQDQSQRVAMLCAIAVVLLGAVGTLLYRLNYPGVSVLDAFHTSASLLLGGYGDVFGGVKIADPIPNWLKLFSLGMALAGTALVGVLYALLTGVLLSSRFQFMAQRPRSPEQGHIVLIGLGRMGLRVAAFLQELKHPLIGIGRTELATNVLPTMPMVVGDVADALTRVNLATAKSVIVVTDDEMVNLEVGLMAHAANPTAGLVIRMDDQLFSDNLGQLLPYAKVICTSALAAAAFAGAAFGENILNLFHLDQQTVLVTEYHIEVHDTLQGLLLSEVAYGYDVVPILYEAATEKSLRWMPSDDLRLHGGDRLVVLATIEGLQRIERGELIPRTWQVWVEKASTPESTFSGATVITRISGCNLQVSRRIMEQLPAALPTLLYKHQARRLVRELGKAQVSAQCIDPG, from the coding sequence GTGGTGCGCCGCCCGTTGCAAGTCAACGATAGCTGGAGCTATCGACGGCAATTTTACGATCTCAATAGTCGCACTCGCCGGATGCTGAGTTGTGGGACGAACTCCCTCGGGGTTCAGTCTTTTCACACCTGGGAACCTGATGCCATGGTCTGTCCGGGGGACACACTGATTTATGTGGAGATGCTTGATAACAGCATTGCCGCACAAACGGGGTACGAAGTCTCGTCCCTAGCAGCAACCACCACCCCACCGCCTCCCGCCCTCGCGGCTGGGCCAAGCTGGCTTCAACCTAGGTTTTGGCAAGCTTGGCAAGGGGGTTTACAGCAGTGGTGGCAGGCCAATACGCAAGACCAGAGCCAGCGGGTAGCGATGCTGTGCGCGATCGCCGTCGTGCTTCTAGGGGCTGTGGGCACCCTCCTCTACCGCCTCAACTATCCTGGTGTCTCGGTTTTAGATGCCTTTCATACTTCTGCCAGCCTGTTGTTGGGAGGCTATGGAGATGTTTTTGGCGGGGTGAAGATCGCAGATCCGATTCCCAACTGGTTAAAGCTGTTCAGCTTGGGCATGGCCCTCGCCGGAACTGCGTTAGTAGGGGTGCTGTACGCTTTGTTAACCGGGGTGCTCTTGAGTAGCCGCTTTCAGTTTATGGCCCAGCGACCCAGGAGTCCGGAACAGGGACATATTGTCTTGATCGGCTTGGGGCGGATGGGGCTGAGGGTAGCGGCCTTTTTACAAGAACTGAAACACCCCCTAATCGGCATAGGCCGCACCGAACTAGCGACGAATGTGTTACCCACGATGCCGATGGTGGTGGGAGATGTTGCCGATGCCCTCACCCGGGTGAATCTGGCAACGGCCAAAAGTGTAATTGTGGTCACCGATGATGAGATGGTGAATCTGGAAGTGGGTCTGATGGCCCATGCCGCCAATCCTACGGCTGGCTTGGTGATTCGGATGGATGATCAACTCTTTAGTGATAATTTGGGACAACTGTTACCCTATGCCAAGGTAATTTGTACCTCGGCACTGGCAGCGGCAGCCTTTGCTGGCGCTGCCTTTGGGGAAAACATTCTCAATCTATTTCACCTGGATCAGCAGACGGTGCTAGTGACGGAGTACCACATCGAAGTCCATGACACCCTCCAGGGGTTGTTGTTGTCAGAAGTTGCCTATGGGTATGATGTGGTGCCGATTCTCTATGAAGCAGCCACAGAGAAATCCCTGCGATGGATGCCATCAGATGATCTGCGGCTGCATGGGGGCGATCGCCTTGTAGTTCTGGCAACCATTGAGGGACTGCAACGGATTGAACGGGGTGAGTTGATCCCCAGAACCTGGCAAGTCTGGGTGGAAAAGGCCAGCACCCCTGAATCAACCTTTAGCGGAGCCACGGTGATCACCCGCATCAGTGGCTGCAACCTTCAGGTCTCGCGCAGGATCATGGAGCAACTCCCCGCCGCCTTGCCCACCCTGCTTTATAAACATCAAGCTCGGCGTTTGGTGAGAGAACTGGGCAAAGCCCAAGTGTCTGCCCAGTGCATTGATCCGGGCTAA
- a CDS encoding tetratricopeptide repeat protein: MPAIPNALEIGLRYHQSGQLQQAEQMYRQVLQVQPQHPDALHLLGVLAHQLGSTETAIACITAAIQVSPNQAAYHNSLGEVYRRLEQWQTAVRCYRQAIQLQPDYAEAHYNLGNALQAQGETVAAIASYQRALAIKPNLAPAHHNLGLLVKQQGQLTAAIAHYRQAIAVAPAYALAWNSLGMALETADQVPEAIAALQQAIALDPKYPEAHLHLGNVLKAAGETEAALASYHQALTLKPDWVEVYFTLGNYFKDQGQVDRAQSYYEQALAVEPEDGAVRWNYLLLLPVLYDTPEQIDHWRQRFHQGLQTLIQTTDLETATNRQQAWCGVDYTSNFYLQYQGKADYDLQRQYGQLVHRILATRYPQWTRPLQRQAVGRRIRVGFVSQHLREHTVAKLFGGWLPALGHREFEVFCYYTGKTADRVTAAFQRHSDTFHHIYNDFEHLCHQLQGDRLDILVFTDIGMNAESYKLGALRFAPTQCLTWGHPITSGLPTIDYYLSSDGMEPENAQEHYTETLVRLPQIGIVYAPPELPATPKKRAQLQLREDAMVYLCCQSLYKYLPQYDSIFAQIALQVPQAQFVFLASPTPGGFVTQQFQQRLHQAFADWGVDAQQFCVILPRLDGMDYLSLNLAADIFLDSLGWSGGNTTLEAIACGLPIVTCPGPWMRSRHAYAMLQVLDVTDTIAQNQQQYIEIAVRLGLDAQWREAVVAAMQQGQPQLFQNHTCGQALADFFRERARKHP; the protein is encoded by the coding sequence ATGCCAGCGATACCCAACGCCCTGGAAATCGGCCTGCGTTATCATCAATCCGGGCAGCTCCAGCAGGCAGAGCAAATGTACCGTCAGGTGCTTCAGGTTCAGCCTCAGCATCCCGATGCCCTCCATTTGCTCGGTGTCTTGGCCCATCAATTGGGATCTACCGAAACAGCGATCGCTTGTATCACCGCAGCCATTCAAGTAAGTCCCAACCAAGCCGCCTACCACAACAGCTTGGGCGAAGTTTACCGGCGCTTGGAACAATGGCAGACAGCGGTGCGGTGTTATCGCCAAGCGATCCAACTCCAGCCCGACTATGCTGAGGCCCACTATAACCTAGGCAATGCTCTGCAAGCCCAAGGAGAGACGGTTGCTGCCATTGCCAGTTATCAACGGGCCCTGGCAATTAAACCCAACCTGGCTCCCGCCCACCACAATCTAGGGCTGTTAGTGAAACAGCAGGGACAGTTGACTGCGGCGATCGCCCATTATCGCCAAGCCATTGCCGTTGCTCCCGCCTACGCCCTAGCCTGGAATAGTTTGGGGATGGCCTTAGAAACAGCTGACCAGGTTCCCGAAGCGATCGCGGCGCTGCAACAGGCAATCGCCCTTGACCCTAAGTATCCTGAAGCCCATTTACATCTGGGGAATGTTCTCAAGGCAGCTGGAGAAACAGAGGCGGCGCTGGCCAGCTATCACCAGGCCTTGACCTTGAAACCGGACTGGGTGGAGGTCTACTTCACCCTCGGCAACTACTTCAAAGACCAGGGGCAGGTGGATCGGGCACAGTCTTACTATGAGCAAGCCCTGGCAGTAGAACCGGAGGATGGAGCCGTTCGCTGGAATTACCTCTTATTACTGCCCGTGCTCTATGACACCCCCGAGCAGATCGATCACTGGCGACAGCGATTTCACCAGGGACTGCAAACCCTGATTCAGACGACGGATTTAGAGACGGCAACCAACCGACAGCAGGCATGGTGCGGGGTGGACTATACCAGCAACTTTTACTTGCAATATCAGGGCAAGGCGGATTACGACCTGCAACGCCAGTATGGGCAACTGGTGCATCGCATCCTGGCGACTCGCTATCCCCAGTGGACAAGACCCCTGCAACGACAGGCAGTGGGGCGGAGGATTCGAGTGGGCTTTGTCTCGCAGCACTTGCGTGAACATACCGTCGCCAAGTTGTTTGGGGGCTGGTTACCCGCCCTCGGTCACCGCGAGTTTGAGGTGTTTTGCTACTACACAGGTAAAACAGCCGACAGGGTGACGGCGGCATTTCAGCGCCACAGTGATACTTTTCACCACATTTACAATGATTTTGAACACCTCTGCCATCAACTCCAGGGCGATCGCCTGGATATTTTGGTGTTTACCGACATTGGCATGAATGCAGAGTCTTACAAACTTGGAGCCCTGCGGTTTGCTCCCACCCAATGCCTCACCTGGGGGCACCCGATTACCTCTGGGCTTCCCACCATTGACTACTACCTGAGCAGCGATGGGATGGAGCCAGAAAATGCCCAGGAACACTATACGGAAACCCTGGTGCGCCTCCCCCAGATCGGCATCGTCTATGCCCCCCCGGAGTTACCTGCAACCCCCAAAAAACGCGCCCAACTGCAACTGCGGGAGGATGCCATGGTCTATCTCTGTTGTCAGTCTCTCTATAAATACCTGCCGCAGTACGACTCGATTTTTGCCCAAATTGCCCTCCAGGTGCCCCAAGCCCAATTTGTGTTTTTAGCCAGCCCCACCCCCGGTGGGTTTGTCACCCAGCAATTTCAACAGCGCCTCCACCAGGCCTTTGCTGACTGGGGAGTAGATGCTCAGCAGTTCTGTGTGATTCTACCGCGCCTTGATGGGATGGACTATCTCAGTTTGAATTTAGCCGCCGACATTTTTCTAGACTCTCTGGGCTGGTCGGGGGGAAATACGACGTTAGAAGCGATCGCCTGTGGCTTACCCATCGTCACCTGTCCAGGGCCATGGATGCGCAGTCGCCATGCTTACGCCATGTTACAAGTTCTGGACGTGACCGACACCATCGCCCAAAATCAGCAGCAATATATTGAAATTGCGGTGCGACTGGGGTTGGATGCCCAATGGCGGGAGGCCGTGGTTGCCGCCATGCAGCAGGGGCAGCCACAATTGTTTCAGAACCACACCTGTGGGCAAGCCCTGGCAGACTTTTTCCGTGAGCGTGCCCGGAAGCATCCCTGA
- a CDS encoding sulfate/molybdate ABC transporter ATP-binding protein gives MGIVVENVSKHFGSFKAVDQVSLEIKTGSLVALLGPSGSGKSTLLRLIAGLETPDSGKIFLTGTDATHKSVQDRNIGFVFQHYALFKHMTVRQNIAFGMEIRKMPKATVKNRVDTLLDLVQLSGMGDRYPSQLSGGQRQRIALARSLAVEPNVLLLDEPFGALDAKVRKDLRAWLRRLHDEVHVTTVFVTHDQEEAMEVADVIVVTNKGQIEQVGTPAEIYDHPATAFVMSFIGPVNVLPSSSQIFQNNGFDSAQPHVFLRPHDVVITTTPNGSTSPARISRLIHLGSEVQAELALDDGQMVIAHLSRERFGELKLEPQQQVYIKPKEARSFPLHYSI, from the coding sequence ATGGGGATTGTAGTTGAAAACGTATCCAAACACTTCGGCAGTTTCAAAGCAGTCGATCAGGTGAGCTTAGAGATTAAGACAGGATCTCTGGTGGCGTTACTAGGGCCATCTGGATCGGGGAAGTCAACCCTGCTGCGCTTGATCGCGGGTCTGGAAACCCCCGATAGTGGCAAGATCTTTCTGACTGGGACAGATGCCACCCATAAGAGTGTCCAAGACCGCAATATCGGTTTTGTGTTTCAACACTATGCACTGTTTAAGCACATGACCGTGCGCCAGAATATTGCCTTTGGCATGGAAATCCGGAAAATGCCTAAAGCAACGGTCAAGAATCGGGTGGATACGTTGCTGGATCTGGTGCAGTTAAGTGGCATGGGCGATCGCTACCCCTCCCAACTCTCGGGTGGGCAGCGGCAACGGATTGCCTTAGCGCGATCGCTGGCAGTAGAGCCAAACGTCTTGCTATTAGATGAACCCTTTGGAGCTCTAGATGCCAAAGTCCGTAAGGATCTGCGGGCTTGGCTGCGCCGTCTCCATGATGAAGTCCATGTCACGACGGTGTTTGTCACCCATGACCAAGAAGAAGCCATGGAGGTGGCTGATGTGATTGTCGTCACCAATAAGGGGCAGATCGAGCAGGTAGGAACCCCCGCTGAGATCTATGACCACCCAGCAACGGCCTTTGTCATGAGTTTTATTGGCCCTGTCAATGTTCTGCCCAGCTCGTCACAAATCTTCCAGAACAATGGCTTTGACAGCGCCCAACCCCACGTATTTCTCCGTCCCCATGATGTTGTCATCACCACAACTCCCAATGGTTCAACCTCTCCTGCCCGGATTTCTCGGTTAATTCACTTGGGTTCAGAAGTCCAAGCAGAACTCGCCCTTGATGATGGTCAAATGGTGATTGCCCACCTGAGTCGGGAACGTTTTGGGGAATTAAAGTTGGAGCCGCAACAGCAGGTCTATATTAAACCCAAAGAAGCTCGGTCATTCCCCCTCCACTATTCGATTTAA
- a CDS encoding gamma-glutamylcyclotransferase family protein has product MKLHHQTEPSFYYFAYGSCMCPVDLKRTLGESTHSYVVGPATLHGYRLGFYRYLSHRNCGALDMVTDPTATVEGVLYRLPQRLSAALDHREEGYRHEVITVHCQKRHYTNVRTYVVIEKLTAEIPPNDWYFHVVLRGATTCGLPEHYCWQLFQHMYQLQQQQAERSQLPQSA; this is encoded by the coding sequence ATGAAATTACACCATCAGACAGAGCCAAGCTTCTACTACTTTGCCTATGGCTCCTGTATGTGTCCAGTGGATTTAAAACGGACGCTGGGTGAATCGACCCATTCCTACGTAGTTGGGCCAGCAACTCTTCATGGCTACCGCCTCGGCTTTTATCGCTACCTGTCCCATCGCAACTGTGGTGCCCTCGATATGGTGACTGATCCAACCGCAACGGTGGAGGGGGTATTGTATCGGCTGCCACAACGCTTGAGTGCTGCTCTCGACCACCGTGAAGAAGGATATCGCCACGAGGTCATTACAGTGCATTGCCAGAAACGACATTACACGAATGTCCGCACCTATGTGGTGATTGAAAAGTTAACTGCTGAAATTCCACCCAACGACTGGTATTTTCACGTTGTGCTGCGGGGGGCGACAACCTGTGGGTTGCCGGAGCATTACTGCTGGCAACTGTTCCAACACATGTACCAACTCCAGCAGCAACAAGCTGAGCGATCACAGCTACCGCAGTCCGCCTAA
- a CDS encoding DUF7219 family protein, whose translation MGDCNRFLYPKHPYHGQFQPDYLVFNANLQEFAQRVGYVSGLTTGGKLTTAESYQQLQSLWQQFEQITEQLGIGDLPPSS comes from the coding sequence ATGGGCGATTGCAATCGTTTTTTATATCCCAAGCATCCCTACCATGGCCAGTTTCAGCCTGATTATCTGGTGTTCAATGCCAACTTACAGGAGTTCGCGCAACGCGTTGGCTATGTCTCAGGTCTGACAACAGGCGGCAAGCTCACAACTGCTGAATCCTATCAGCAACTTCAATCCCTGTGGCAACAGTTTGAACAGATCACCGAACAATTAGGAATTGGCGATCTACCACCCTCAAGCTAG
- a CDS encoding potassium channel family protein produces the protein MRSDSVLPSQSESASPPRSQRFLVCGLGSLGQHCAAALREFGVLVIAIDRQQPQDWGIPDLLEQLDEFILGDCRLPRVLEQARIQDCQAVLMVTSNEQINIEAALTARRLHPRIRLVVRSAKQNLNELLQQSLGNFVAFEPAQLSTSAFALAALGKQTQARFLPRGSTLAGGAPPVASQR, from the coding sequence ATGCGTTCTGACTCAGTCCTTCCCTCTCAGTCCGAATCTGCGTCCCCGCCGCGCAGTCAGCGGTTTCTAGTTTGTGGTTTGGGTAGTCTGGGACAGCACTGTGCGGCGGCATTGCGAGAATTTGGTGTCTTGGTGATCGCCATTGATCGACAACAGCCCCAGGATTGGGGAATCCCAGATTTACTGGAGCAGTTAGATGAATTCATCCTCGGGGATTGTCGGCTCCCTCGGGTGTTGGAGCAGGCCAGAATTCAAGACTGTCAGGCTGTCCTGATGGTGACCAGCAATGAACAGATCAACATTGAAGCCGCATTAACAGCTCGACGACTCCATCCCCGCATTCGGCTAGTGGTTAGATCGGCCAAACAGAATCTCAACGAACTCCTGCAACAAAGCTTAGGGAATTTTGTCGCCTTTGAGCCTGCCCAGTTGTCAACCTCTGCCTTTGCGCTAGCAGCCTTAGGGAAGCAGACCCAGGCGCGTTTTTTACCTAGAGGGTCAACTCTTGCGGGTGGTGCGCCGCCCGTTGCAAGTCAACGATAG
- the rlmD gene encoding 23S rRNA (uracil(1939)-C(5))-methyltransferase RlmD, which yields MSALDTSQPPTPQWQQGQVLELTIDDLADQGEGVGRWQQRVVFVPDTVIGDRVAVRLIYVKPQYAHGRLLQILEPSPHRVRPACFVADKCGGCQWQQVEYDLQLTIKRNLVIQALERIGGFSSPPVDPMLAATDPLGYRNKATYPLGLSATRQVQAGYYQRGSHQLINLNQCPVQDGRLNPLLAAIKLDIQQRGWSIYDESTHTGTLRHLSLRIGRRTGEVLLTLVAKTADLPDLELQAQEWLHRYPQVVGVALNLNPAATNTIFGRQTQAIAGRIWLGEEFAGLKFQIQPTTFFQVFTEQAERLLGVILQQLHLQGDELLVDAYCGIGTLTLPLATEVRQAIGLEVQPEAVAQAEKNAALNRLTNVTFQTGTVEEQLPALIQPPDIVVLDPPRKGCDRSVLATLQQIQPHQIVYVSCNPATLARDLKILCEDGRYQLQRVQPADFFPQTSHVEAAAFLVRLPLSGRTP from the coding sequence ATGAGTGCATTGGATACATCTCAACCCCCAACACCCCAGTGGCAGCAGGGACAAGTCTTGGAGTTAACCATTGATGATCTCGCTGACCAAGGAGAGGGAGTGGGGCGCTGGCAGCAGCGGGTGGTGTTTGTGCCGGATACCGTGATTGGCGATCGCGTAGCAGTGCGCCTGATCTATGTGAAACCCCAATATGCCCATGGGCGATTGCTACAAATTTTGGAACCGTCTCCCCACCGGGTGCGCCCCGCCTGTTTTGTCGCAGATAAGTGTGGCGGCTGCCAGTGGCAACAGGTTGAGTATGACTTGCAGTTGACGATCAAGCGCAATCTGGTGATCCAGGCGCTAGAGCGCATTGGTGGCTTCAGCAGCCCACCCGTAGACCCGATGCTCGCCGCAACCGATCCCTTGGGCTATCGGAACAAAGCCACCTATCCACTTGGGCTATCGGCCACCCGCCAAGTGCAAGCGGGTTACTACCAGCGGGGCAGCCATCAACTGATTAACTTAAATCAGTGCCCGGTTCAAGATGGGCGGCTAAACCCTCTCCTGGCAGCGATTAAACTGGATATTCAGCAACGGGGCTGGTCGATTTACGACGAAAGTACCCATACCGGTACCTTACGCCATCTGTCCCTGCGGATTGGGCGGCGAACTGGGGAAGTGCTACTGACTCTGGTGGCGAAAACCGCAGACTTGCCGGACTTAGAACTCCAGGCGCAGGAGTGGCTTCATCGCTATCCTCAGGTTGTCGGGGTGGCCTTGAATTTAAATCCAGCGGCAACCAACACCATCTTTGGAAGGCAAACCCAGGCGATCGCAGGCCGAATTTGGTTGGGAGAAGAGTTTGCCGGACTCAAGTTTCAGATCCAGCCCACCACCTTTTTCCAGGTCTTCACGGAACAAGCCGAACGACTCCTAGGGGTGATCTTGCAGCAGCTCCACCTTCAGGGTGATGAATTGTTGGTCGATGCCTACTGCGGCATTGGCACCTTGACCCTGCCCCTAGCAACGGAGGTTCGACAGGCCATTGGGTTAGAAGTGCAACCCGAGGCCGTCGCCCAGGCTGAGAAAAATGCGGCATTGAATCGACTCACCAATGTGACCTTCCAGACCGGAACGGTTGAGGAACAACTGCCAGCCCTGATCCAACCACCTGACATTGTGGTGTTAGACCCCCCGCGCAAAGGCTGCGATCGCTCTGTTTTAGCCACCCTACAGCAAATCCAGCCGCACCAGATTGTCTATGTCAGTTGCAACCCAGCAACCTTGGCACGGGATCTGAAGATCCTCTGTGAGGACGGACGTTATCAGCTCCAGCGGGTTCAGCCCGCCGACTTCTTTCCCCAAACTTCCCATGTGGAAGCTGCTGCCTTTTTGGTACGGCTTCCTCTCTCCGGGAGAACCCCTTAG